From Pantoea vagans:
CCGACCAGGAAGTGCGCGTCAGCGTCGATTTTCTGAAAGCCTACCTGAAACGTCACAGCGGACTGAAAACGCTGGTGCTGGGGATCAGCGGCGGTCAGGATTCAACGCTGGCGGGTAAGCTGGCGCAAACGGCGATCAGCGAGTTGCGTCAGGAGAGCGGTGACAACGACTATACCTTCATTGCCGTGCGTCTGCCCTATGGTGTGCAGGCGGATGAGCAGGATTGTCAGGACGCGCTGGCTTTTATCAAGCCTGACCGTTCGCTGGTGGTCAATATCAAAGAGTCAGTGCTCGCCAGTGAGCGCGCGCTGAAAGACGCAGGTATCACGCTTTCTGACTTCGTGCGCGGCAACGAAAAAGCGCGCGAGCGAATGAAAGCGCAATACAGCATTGCCGGCATGACCAAAGGGGTAGTGGTTGGCACCGATCACGCGGCGGAAGCGGTCA
This genomic window contains:
- the nadE gene encoding ammonia-dependent NAD(+) synthetase, coding for MSLQQEIIEALGVKPAIDADQEVRVSVDFLKAYLKRHSGLKTLVLGISGGQDSTLAGKLAQTAISELRQESGDNDYTFIAVRLPYGVQADEQDCQDALAFIKPDRSLVVNIKESVLASERALKDAGITLSDFVRGNEKARERMKAQYSIAGMTKGVVVGTDHAAEAVTGFFTKYGDGGTDINPLFRLNKRQGKQLLKHLGCPEHLYLKKPTADLEDDRPGLQDEVALGVTYEMIDDYLEGKTINPDNARIIEGWYLKTEHKRRPPITVFDDFWK